TTGACAGCACGCTGATGATTTTGAAGCATCGCCTGAAGATGGCCACTGGCAACGGCATCCAGGTGGTCAAACACTACGCTCCCCTAGATCCTATCGATTGCCGCCTGGGGCAACTGAATCAGGTGTTCATGAATATTCTCACCAATGCCATCGACGCCTTGCAGGACCAAGGGGCGGCGCCGTCGAGCCCGTCTCAGCAGCCTCCCACCATTGAGATTCGCACCCGATCCCTGTCTCCCGACTGGATCGCTATTCATATTTTCAACAACGGCCCCAGTATCGACACCGAGATTCACTCCAAGCTGTTCGATCCTTTCTTCACCACGAAATCGGTTGGGCAAGGGACCGGCCTGGGGCTCTCCATTAGCTACCAAATCGTGACTGAGCATCACCGGGGGCGCCTCTATTGCCATTCCAAGGCTAATTGGGGAACCGAATTCATCCTCGAGTTGCCCACCCATCATCCCGACGAGACCATGCCGGACTTGGCGGCAGCAGATCACTGAGCGGCCGCGACTCAGGGCTGGATGGAAGCCTTTACGACAAGCTCACGATGAGCAGTTCATCTAGAATAGAGCCTTGCCATAATCGTCCCAGCAGTCTCCCAGGCACCTAGGAATGCAGCCGCTGCACATGATAGGTGGGAAAGGTGCCGTAATGCTTGGCCCAAGGCATCCGTCCCACATAACTGCAGGTAAACGATTGCTGGCCCTCGGAGGTGGCGATGGCGGCAAAGGCCTGGCTGGCATAGACTTTGCCCGGCGGTGTGATCGGCTCGATGCGGGCGGCATGGTTAACATGGGTACCCATGTAGTTGACCTGATTGGTAATGGGGTCAACATTGCGCAACACCGGCCCGGCATGGAGAGCGATGCGAATGGTGAGATCGGCAGGTAACCCTTGTTGCTGCCAGTCGATGGACTGCATCAGATCGCCGAGATCGAGGGCGAAGAGGCCGGCCTCCTGCACCGTGGGAAACACATAGTAGAGGGCATCTCCCCAGGTATTCTTGGTCAGGGGCTGATACCGGGGCTGATTGGATAAGGCCGCTACCGCCTCCAGAAAATGCCGCATGAAGATGCACAGCTGGTCTTCCAGCAGTTGGGTGTACTGCACCACATCGGCAAACAGCAGGGCGCGAATCTCCCGCTGCTGTTGTTCTAGAGCCGCCGTAGGCGTGGACCTCGGCTCAGACTCGGTGTCATACCCTGCTGCCGCCAGTAAAGCAGCACTGTCAATGATCTCCACCTGGTGGCTCCACTGCTGCCAGTAGGCCACCGTGCTGGCGGTGCCGCCGGGACCATCGCCGGGCTGACCATTCCAGACGGCCAAGGGCACTAAATCGGTGTAGAGTTGCTCGGCCCGGATTTTAGCCAGCCCATGCAACAAGCGGTTGGAATACTCGTAGGAGACATCGTCTGCCTGGGGTTTGCAGTCGGAGGCGACCACCACCTCTCGGGCTTGGGATAAGACCCGGTCGAAGCGGGCCACCCAATCCCCTGCCGTCGCCGTGCTTACCGAGTCTTGAATGAACTGGTCCCGGTTATAGGGCAGCACGATATTGCACTCTCCCCCCAGCTCCAGCAGGGCTTCCAGGAACAAAATATCGCTGCCACAGGCGGCCGAGGCATAGCCCACCCGCCCGTTCAGCTGTTGCAGTCGGGTATGAATGGCGTCGTACACGGAGTCCTCCAGCACTGGCGGCAACCGTGGCTGGGGTCGATTGGCGGCATCCATGCGATGGCCACAGAAGACGATCACCCGGGGCATCTGAAACCACTCTCGCAGGGGGTCTAGGCCCTGGCCCAGGTGCTGCATCAACAGGGCCGCATTGCGATAGCTGGAACCCAGATCGCCGAATCGTCCCTGGCCCACCTGAACCGCCTGAGTGTAGTAGGCAGCGGCTTGGTCATAGCGGCCCAGTACTAATTCGGCCTCCCCTAGGGTGGCTAAGATCCAGTAGGTGTCCTGGCCGGTCTTGGTGGCTTGCTCTAGGGCCTGTCGAGCGGTTTCGGCCACGGCGGTGGCCAGCTGGCGGGCCTGGCCGCGGTTCCCTTGGAGTAGGCTCAGGGTGGCAGCGTTGATGCCGGGCCAGAGGCTACCACTGCGGCGATAGGCTTCTAGATAGCGGTCTGCGGCCAGCTTTAAGTGATGCGATCGCATCTGGTCAGGCCCTGCCTGGCGCCAGAGGTCCTTGTGGGTGCGGGCCAGCAA
This portion of the Halomicronema hongdechloris C2206 genome encodes:
- a CDS encoding TRAFs-binding domain-containing protein: MYQPQPIDTSQATLTAEYLYLAERLAENSHDHWAQALLGLGWRYGTRLNAAERTHPYLCPFEQLPEAVQEQQLQVYLDNLKTAVALGYRIEAQPVAPPRIKLGTAEAATATLRIGAGAMPRQLAPLLALRREIVTLRPRTPDLHCSLGEMMLQLGETLMAYDVLADGLKQWPQHLRLQQLLALALARSGATHAANEVLGQLMAAGQDDDETLSLLARTHKDLWRQAGPDQMRSHHLKLAADRYLEAYRRSGSLWPGINAATLSLLQGNRGQARQLATAVAETARQALEQATKTGQDTYWILATLGEAELVLGRYDQAAAYYTQAVQVGQGRFGDLGSSYRNAALLMQHLGQGLDPLREWFQMPRVIVFCGHRMDAANRPQPRLPPVLEDSVYDAIHTRLQQLNGRVGYASAACGSDILFLEALLELGGECNIVLPYNRDQFIQDSVSTATAGDWVARFDRVLSQAREVVVASDCKPQADDVSYEYSNRLLHGLAKIRAEQLYTDLVPLAVWNGQPGDGPGGTASTVAYWQQWSHQVEIIDSAALLAAAGYDTESEPRSTPTAALEQQQREIRALLFADVVQYTQLLEDQLCIFMRHFLEAVAALSNQPRYQPLTKNTWGDALYYVFPTVQEAGLFALDLGDLMQSIDWQQQGLPADLTIRIALHAGPVLRNVDPITNQVNYMGTHVNHAARIEPITPPGKVYASQAFAAIATSEGQQSFTCSYVGRMPWAKHYGTFPTYHVQRLHS